A window of the Gossypium hirsutum isolate 1008001.06 chromosome A05, Gossypium_hirsutum_v2.1, whole genome shotgun sequence genome harbors these coding sequences:
- the LOC121229610 gene encoding lamin-like protein isoform X1 translates to MANPLFKKTSSSTYASPGIRRRQLYIVVTITTLLAAFVIAKGNMGVEKKFFVKFELMLMAILMMVSMESSMAALHRVGGKLGWNPNVNYSEWSDHERFYVGDWLLFNFDKRYFNVLEVNETSYDNCNDQGFIKNITRGGRDVVELTQLRPYYFLSSGGYCYHGMKVAVNVEMLPPAPEPAPVKNGSLTSDAVRLKIFHYMISFAVAYYYLVLLF, encoded by the exons CCAATCCCCTCTTCAAGAAGACGTCTAGCTCTACATATGCTTCGCCAGGTATACGAAGG CGGCAGCTATATATTGTAGTTACCATTACGACTCTTTTAGCAGCATTTGTCATTGCGAAGGGAAACATGGGAGTTGAAAAGAAATTCTTTGTTAAGTTTGAGTTGATGTTAATGGCGATTTTGATGATGGTTTCGATGGAATCTTCCATGGCGGCATTACATCGTGTTGGAGGCAAGCTAGGTTGGAACCCTAACGTTAATTATTCAGAATGGTCCGACCATGAGCGATTTTATGTCGGCGATTGGCTTC TCTTCAACTTCGACAAGCGCTACTTCAATGTTCTGGAAGTGAACGAGACAAGTTACGACAACTGCAATGATCAAGGTTTCATAAAGAACATCACTCGCGGTGGCCGTGATGTGGTTGAGCTGACACAGTTGAGACCCTATTACTTCCTCAGCAGCGGTGGCTACTGCTACCATGGAATGAAAGTTGCTGTTAACGTTGAAATGCTTCCACCTGCTCCGGAGCCGGCTCCGGTCAAAAATGGCTCGCTAACATCCGATGCTGTTCGCCTTAAGATTTTCCACTATATGATTTCCTTTGCTGTGGCatattattatttggtccttCTGTTTTAG
- the LOC121229610 gene encoding lamin-like protein isoform X2: protein MAFVIAKGNMGVEKKFFVKFELMLMAILMMVSMESSMAALHRVGGKLGWNPNVNYSEWSDHERFYVGDWLLFNFDKRYFNVLEVNETSYDNCNDQGFIKNITRGGRDVVELTQLRPYYFLSSGGYCYHGMKVAVNVEMLPPAPEPAPVKNGSLTSDAVRLKIFHYMISFAVAYYYLVLLF from the exons CATTTGTCATTGCGAAGGGAAACATGGGAGTTGAAAAGAAATTCTTTGTTAAGTTTGAGTTGATGTTAATGGCGATTTTGATGATGGTTTCGATGGAATCTTCCATGGCGGCATTACATCGTGTTGGAGGCAAGCTAGGTTGGAACCCTAACGTTAATTATTCAGAATGGTCCGACCATGAGCGATTTTATGTCGGCGATTGGCTTC TCTTCAACTTCGACAAGCGCTACTTCAATGTTCTGGAAGTGAACGAGACAAGTTACGACAACTGCAATGATCAAGGTTTCATAAAGAACATCACTCGCGGTGGCCGTGATGTGGTTGAGCTGACACAGTTGAGACCCTATTACTTCCTCAGCAGCGGTGGCTACTGCTACCATGGAATGAAAGTTGCTGTTAACGTTGAAATGCTTCCACCTGCTCCGGAGCCGGCTCCGGTCAAAAATGGCTCGCTAACATCCGATGCTGTTCGCCTTAAGATTTTCCACTATATGATTTCCTTTGCTGTGGCatattattatttggtccttCTGTTTTAG